AGGTGTGAGTGGGAGCTCCGTGGTGCAAGGCGTCTCATTTGGGAGCCTGGCCGGGCGCCAGCGTGGGGCCGGGAAACGCCTCCTTCCCGGCCACACCGACGGTTCCCCATCCGAGCgggcccggcacggccccggcgCCGCGTGGGAACGGCACCGGGCCCGGCCGCTCGCCCAGAGAGGGAttccaccagccccagcagcgccGGGATTCGGGGGCTGAACgctgggaatgttccccagCCGGGATGTGCCCCCTGAGCCACCCAAGACCCTGCAGAGGACGGGCATCGATGCCATGGAGCTGGTGGCCACCGCGGCCAGTGTGGCATCGCTGCCGGGGATCTCCCGAGCCCCACCCcggccacagccacagctctgccccccACGCACCCCCCAGAGCGGCAGGAAGGTGTTTGTGGGGCGCAGGGTGGCACCCCAAAAGCCAGACCAGCGCTAGGGCAATTTGGGGATGGCTCCATCCATCAGGGCGCGCCCGGAGCCGCAGAGTGACCCCAAGGCTGGGCCGGTCCCAGCGTGGCCACCACGGGGAGGGAGGAAATGGGGGCTCAAATCAGGAGCCCCCCAGCAAGAACAGCAGGATGCTCAGGCTCAGGGAAACCTCTTTATTTGAGTCTCCGCAGCGGCGCCGTCACTTCTTGCCCGCTTTGTCCCTGCGCATGGCCTTGGCCAGCTCCCCGATCAGCCGCCAGTACTCCCCAAATCTCAGCTCCTCGTCGTTGTTCACGTCCAGCTCGCTCATCTTCTCCTCCAGGGAGGGCACGTCCTGCGGGGAGCACCCGGGAGGGCGGCTCGGCCCCTTGCCAGCCCCCAGAGACCGGGACGGGCatgaggggagcaggggctgccaaCCCCGGGAACCGGGAGCATCCCCACGGTTCAGGGAGACCCCAGGGTACCGGGAGCATCCCCACAGTTCAGGGGGACCCCCGGGGGACTGGGAGCATCCCCACGGTTCAGGGGCACCCCCGGGGGACCGGGAGCATCCCCACAGTTCAGGGAGACCCCAGGGTACCGGGAGCATCCCCACGGTTCAGGGAGACCCCAGGGTACCGGGAGCATCCCCACGGTTCAGGAGGACCCCCGGGGACCCCgcggtgctgctgctgcccgccTCACCTTCATCAGGTTGGGCAGCTGGAGCCGCACCAGCTCCTTGAACTCGCCGGCCGTCAGCGTCCCCTTCTTGCCCTCCTTGGCGGCGAAGGTGACAAACACGGTGACGATGCGCTCGATGGCCGCCTCCAGCTCGGTCAGCTCGCTCGGCTCGCTCGGCTCGGGCGCCTCCGCCGCTGCCATGGCACCGGACACGCCAccagcccggggctgcagggacaggagcccagaGGGGGTCAGAGGCAGACGGGGACCCtcgccccctccccagcccagcgaaggcccagctcagccccgCAGGGCTCAGGAGGGTCCCGGGGCTTGTGCAGGACCACGGCGAGGGGCAGCGGGTCCCGGTGGGGACGGCGCTGCCGCCCGGCCCCGAAGCGGTGAcacggggaggggacagggggacatCACGGGTCCCCAGCGCCGCCGCTGCGGGCGGAGCTGCGGGGAGCGATGCCCCACTTACCCCTGGCTGCGGGCAGGTCGCGGCCCCCGGGAGGTTTCGAGGGCTTCGGGAGCTTTGGGGAGCTTTCGGGAGGTTTTATAGCCGCGCCGCAGGAGGGGACAGCGCAGCCTTTGTCCCCCCCGCGCCGGTGTTGGGTTTCCTGATGCGGCCGGACGGACGCGCAGTCACCGCCCGGGCGCCGCCGTCCGTCGGTCCGTCCGTCCCTCCGTCCgctgctccctccccgcccGGGCACAGGACCAAACTGGGCCTGAACTCGCCGCGGCCTCGGCGGAGCCGCCCGGGGACCTCCGGTGGGGACAGGACGGGACCGCGGGCAGAGAATCCCCGGGGGATGGAGCATCACCGGGACCGTGCACAGAAACATTCCCAAAATCATTCTCGGGATGGTTTTGGATGGAAAAGACCTCCGAGATGATGGAACCCAAACTTTGAGCCCCGTTCCgggggtgcagggcaggtgTCACCCCCCAGgtgcctccctgcagggctggggacgaGGAGGTGACCCCAGAGCCCCGGTGACATTCCGGTGACATCCCTGTCACATCCCGGCAG
This window of the Motacilla alba alba isolate MOTALB_02 chromosome 25, Motacilla_alba_V1.0_pri, whole genome shotgun sequence genome carries:
- the S100A14 gene encoding protein S100-A14 isoform X1; amino-acid sequence: MEPSPNCPSAGLAFGVPPCAPQTPSCRSGGCVGGRAVAVAGVGLGRSPAAMPHWPRWPPAPWHRCPSSAGSWVAQGAHPGWGTFPAFSPRIPALLGLVESLSGRAAGPGAVPTRRRGRAGPARMGNRRCGREGGVSRPHAGARPGSQMRRLAPRSSHSHLPGIKPRPAAARAHLGQPVLQLPRTPRHSRDPRRDPRRDPRGAASSRMGQCNCRKKRKDCQELTDVERAIETVISQFHCYAVKGQKEYLTPNEMQELVVQKLPHLGKCVGPLEEKIECMGDPNEAKLEFGEYWDMMGDAAKGCRRK
- the S100A13 gene encoding protein S100-A13; this translates as MAAAEAPEPSEPSELTELEAAIERIVTVFVTFAAKEGKKGTLTAGEFKELVRLQLPNLMKDVPSLEEKMSELDVNNDEELRFGEYWRLIGELAKAMRRDKAGKK